A genomic stretch from Desulfolutivibrio sulfodismutans DSM 3696 includes:
- a CDS encoding hydantoinase/oxoprolinase family protein, translating to MPVVGVDTGGTFTDVIWYGGEGTRFVTAKVPSTPDDPAQAIFAGLERLKIMGLPVPDRVVHGSTVATNAILEGKGVKTALVTTAGFRDVLAIGRQNRADLYDPAYRRPPCLVPEALRFEAPGRILADGSRREAVSPEAARDIADRVAATGAESVAVSLLFSFLDPADELLFGRELSARGLHVSLSHEIMREFREFERTSTTAVNATVSPLMASYLSRLEKGLGAGTGLCVMQSSGGILTAKTAGRQSVRTILSGPAGGVTAAMALARETGLSRLITFDMGGTSTDVALLDGALGMTTETVVAGYPVTIPMIDMHTVGAGGGSLAAFDAAGALTVGPHSAGADPGPACYGRGEGLTVTDANLFLGRIVPECFLGGRMSLFPQRAEKRLAAMAAARGMTGEELAEGIVAVAEAAMERAIRVISVERGHDPAEFTLLCFGGAGGLHAVSLARSLGISRVIVPPQPGLFSALGMLFADIARDFSATVMLDQDQAAADLLEARFVELSACGMRELEMEGVAPGDVALFRAVDMRYRGQSFELTVPYGPDLIAAFHSLHEKTYGYKTPGRPVQLVTLRLRATGRTAKPGLPRDDALPGLGQEAPCDGSRRLIHQGRPVSAGFYVRERLLPGHACAGPAVVAEDSATTYVPPGAALRVDALGSLVIDTGA from the coding sequence ATGCCCGTTGTCGGCGTGGATACCGGGGGCACCTTCACGGATGTGATCTGGTACGGCGGGGAGGGGACCCGGTTCGTCACGGCGAAGGTTCCGTCCACCCCGGACGATCCGGCCCAGGCGATTTTTGCGGGGCTGGAACGGCTGAAGATCATGGGGCTGCCGGTCCCGGACCGGGTCGTCCACGGCTCCACCGTGGCCACCAACGCCATCCTTGAGGGGAAAGGCGTCAAAACGGCCCTGGTGACCACCGCCGGGTTCCGCGACGTGCTGGCCATCGGCCGCCAGAACCGGGCCGATCTGTACGATCCCGCCTACCGGCGTCCTCCCTGCCTGGTTCCCGAGGCCCTGCGTTTCGAGGCCCCCGGGCGGATCCTGGCCGACGGGTCGCGCCGCGAGGCCGTAAGCCCTGAAGCGGCCCGGGACATCGCCGACCGGGTGGCCGCCACCGGGGCCGAGTCCGTGGCCGTGAGCCTGCTTTTTTCCTTCCTCGATCCCGCAGACGAGCTGCTCTTTGGCCGCGAATTGTCCGCGCGCGGGCTTCATGTGTCCCTGTCGCACGAGATCATGCGCGAATTCCGGGAGTTCGAGCGCACCTCCACCACCGCCGTCAACGCCACCGTCTCGCCGCTGATGGCAAGCTACCTGTCACGCCTGGAAAAGGGCCTGGGCGCGGGAACCGGGCTGTGCGTCATGCAGTCCAGCGGCGGCATCCTCACCGCCAAAACCGCCGGGCGACAGTCCGTGCGCACCATCCTGTCCGGCCCGGCCGGGGGCGTCACCGCCGCCATGGCCCTGGCCCGGGAAACGGGCCTCAGCCGACTCATCACCTTCGACATGGGCGGCACCTCCACCGACGTGGCCCTTCTGGACGGCGCGCTGGGCATGACCACCGAAACCGTGGTCGCAGGCTACCCGGTGACCATCCCCATGATCGACATGCATACCGTGGGCGCGGGCGGCGGCTCCCTGGCCGCCTTCGACGCGGCCGGGGCGCTGACCGTGGGCCCGCACAGCGCCGGGGCCGACCCTGGCCCGGCCTGCTACGGCCGGGGCGAGGGCCTCACCGTCACCGACGCCAACCTGTTCCTGGGCCGCATCGTGCCCGAGTGTTTCCTTGGCGGCCGCATGTCCCTTTTCCCGCAGCGGGCCGAAAAGCGTCTGGCCGCCATGGCCGCCGCCCGGGGCATGACCGGGGAGGAGCTGGCCGAGGGCATCGTGGCCGTGGCCGAGGCGGCCATGGAGCGGGCCATCCGGGTCATCTCGGTGGAGCGCGGGCATGATCCGGCGGAGTTCACGCTTTTGTGCTTCGGCGGGGCAGGGGGGCTGCATGCCGTGTCCCTGGCCCGGTCCCTGGGCATAAGTCGTGTGATCGTGCCGCCGCAGCCCGGGCTTTTTTCGGCCCTGGGGATGCTTTTTGCGGACATCGCCCGGGATTTCTCGGCCACGGTCATGCTGGACCAGGACCAGGCCGCAGCCGACCTCCTGGAGGCCCGGTTTGTGGAACTTTCGGCCTGCGGGATGCGTGAACTGGAAATGGAAGGCGTCGCGCCCGGGGATGTGGCGCTTTTTCGCGCCGTGGACATGCGCTACCGGGGGCAGTCCTTTGAACTGACCGTGCCCTATGGCCCGGACCTGATCGCCGCCTTCCACTCCCTGCACGAGAAGACCTACGGCTACAAGACCCCGGGCAGGCCCGTGCAACTGGTCACCCTGCGGCTGCGGGCCACGGGGCGCACGGCCAAGCCCGGGCTTCCCCGGGACGACGCGCTGCCCGGGCTGGGGCAGGAAGCGCCGTGCGACGGAAGCCGCCGCCTTATCCACCAGGGGCGGCCTGTTTCGGCCGGGTTCTACGTCCGGGAGCGGCTTCTGCCCGGCCATGCCTGCGCGGGACCGGCGGTGGTGGCCGAGGATTCCGCCACCACCTATGTGCCTCCCGGGGCCGCCCTGCGGGTGGACGCCCTGGGAAGTCTCGTCATCGACACGGGGGCCTGA
- the icd gene encoding NADP-dependent isocitrate dehydrogenase, whose product MQKTVYYIEGDGIGPEVWKAARPVIDAAAKAAYGGDRTLVWTELLAGEKAFKETGEYMPQATLDTLSKAELAMKGPLGTPVGGGIRSLNVTLRQVLDLYACIRPIRHFGGIESPVKHPEKVDMIIFRENTEDVYAGIEYAAGTPQAKKLLEFLRDELGAKVDTAAGVGIKPMTEGGCKRLVRKAIRHAVDHGRDSVTLVHKGNIMKFTEGAFRAWGYEVAKTEFGDVTMTEDEAAAGGGKPIVIKDRIADNMFQVALMEPEKYSVIATTNLNGDYISDALAAQVGGLGLAPGVNMSDSLAFFEATHGTAPRIAGKDMANPGSLILCGAMLFEHLGWNEAADKIYQAVNKVLASRQVTVDLAGQMTGATTVGCVRFGELLGESM is encoded by the coding sequence ATGCAGAAGACCGTGTATTACATCGAGGGCGACGGCATCGGCCCCGAGGTCTGGAAGGCCGCCCGGCCGGTTATTGACGCCGCCGCCAAGGCCGCCTACGGCGGCGACCGCACCCTTGTCTGGACCGAGCTTTTGGCCGGTGAAAAGGCCTTCAAGGAAACCGGCGAATATATGCCACAGGCCACCCTGGACACCTTGTCCAAGGCCGAACTGGCCATGAAGGGCCCCCTGGGCACCCCGGTAGGCGGCGGCATCCGCAGCCTCAACGTCACCCTGCGCCAGGTGCTCGACCTCTACGCCTGCATCCGGCCCATCCGCCACTTCGGGGGCATCGAGTCGCCGGTCAAACACCCCGAGAAGGTGGACATGATCATCTTTCGGGAGAACACCGAGGACGTCTACGCCGGGATTGAATACGCCGCCGGAACCCCGCAGGCCAAAAAGCTCCTGGAGTTTCTGCGCGACGAACTGGGGGCCAAGGTGGACACGGCTGCTGGCGTCGGCATCAAGCCCATGACCGAGGGCGGCTGCAAGCGCCTGGTGCGCAAGGCCATCCGCCACGCCGTGGACCACGGCCGCGACAGCGTCACCCTGGTGCACAAGGGCAACATCATGAAGTTCACCGAAGGGGCCTTCCGGGCCTGGGGCTATGAGGTGGCCAAGACCGAGTTCGGCGACGTGACCATGACCGAGGACGAGGCCGCCGCAGGCGGCGGCAAGCCCATCGTGATCAAAGACCGCATCGCCGACAACATGTTCCAGGTGGCGCTCATGGAGCCCGAGAAATACAGCGTCATCGCCACCACGAACTTAAACGGCGACTACATCTCCGACGCCCTGGCCGCCCAGGTCGGCGGGCTGGGGCTGGCCCCGGGCGTGAATATGAGCGACTCCCTGGCCTTTTTCGAGGCCACCCACGGTACCGCGCCGCGCATCGCCGGAAAGGATATGGCCAACCCCGGAAGCCTCATCCTGTGCGGGGCCATGCTCTTTGAGCACCTCGGCTGGAACGAGGCCGCCGATAAGATCTATCAGGCGGTGAACAAGGTCTTGGCCTCCAGGCAGGTCACCGTCGATCTGGCCGGACAGATGACCGGCGCGACCACCGTGGGTTGCGTCCGGTTCGGGGAGCTCTTAGGAGAAAGTATGTAA
- a CDS encoding M23 family metallopeptidase encodes MRITKPTKKKKKIGPVGVVILAVVILGPLAAAGVGALFLMEDMEKPTVALYPLIDAVSLKKEFTVKAEDPGSGIKSIVVTAGQGLKKYTVLRKSYDALQKAVLETFSLEKAELRGGEFDLQVVVTDGSFFNFGAGNSARIDRRMTLDMAPPNVRPLTPTHYMRQGGVGLVVYTVSKEPERSGVMVGDRFFPGFKQDSGSYLCLFAYPRDMEAEDYKPRLYAEDRAGNERTGFFVNMAIKRRFKEERVEISDEFLAAKMPAFAAQYPEARDPVALFLKVNGDQRRKDEAVLRDLGRKTSPKPLWNGPFIYLPGSSVLGSFGAERAYVYKGEQIDRQYHMGIDLASTPKAAVPAANDGVVVFAGDMGLYGKTVVIDHGLGLQTLYGHLSQIDVKAGDAVAKGRIIGRTGTTGLAFGDHLHFGVVLSGLEVIPIEWWDAKWLEDNVTQKIRRFGGEIPQ; translated from the coding sequence ATGCGCATTACGAAGCCCACCAAGAAAAAAAAGAAAATCGGCCCGGTCGGCGTGGTGATTCTGGCCGTGGTCATTTTGGGGCCGCTTGCCGCAGCGGGAGTGGGCGCACTTTTTCTGATGGAGGATATGGAGAAGCCGACGGTGGCGCTCTATCCCCTCATTGACGCAGTTTCACTCAAAAAGGAGTTCACCGTCAAGGCCGAAGACCCGGGTTCCGGCATCAAGTCCATCGTGGTTACGGCCGGCCAGGGGCTTAAAAAATATACCGTGTTGCGTAAGTCCTACGATGCCTTGCAAAAAGCCGTGCTGGAAACCTTTAGCCTGGAAAAGGCCGAACTGCGCGGCGGCGAATTCGACTTGCAGGTGGTGGTGACGGACGGCTCTTTTTTCAATTTCGGGGCCGGAAACTCCGCCCGCATCGACCGTCGCATGACCCTGGACATGGCCCCGCCCAACGTGCGGCCTTTGACGCCCACCCATTACATGCGCCAGGGCGGGGTGGGGCTCGTCGTCTACACCGTCTCCAAGGAGCCCGAACGCAGCGGGGTCATGGTCGGCGACCGCTTTTTCCCCGGCTTCAAGCAGGATTCCGGCTCCTACCTGTGCCTGTTCGCCTATCCCCGGGACATGGAGGCCGAGGACTACAAGCCCCGTCTCTATGCCGAGGACCGGGCCGGAAACGAGCGCACCGGGTTTTTTGTGAACATGGCCATCAAGCGCCGTTTCAAGGAAGAGCGGGTGGAGATCAGCGACGAATTTTTGGCGGCCAAGATGCCCGCCTTCGCCGCCCAGTATCCCGAAGCGCGCGACCCCGTGGCCCTTTTCCTCAAGGTCAACGGCGACCAGCGTCGCAAGGACGAGGCCGTCCTGCGCGACCTGGGCCGCAAGACCTCGCCCAAACCCCTGTGGAACGGCCCTTTCATCTACCTGCCCGGGTCGTCGGTCCTGGGCTCCTTTGGGGCCGAGCGCGCCTATGTTTACAAGGGCGAGCAGATCGACCGGCAGTACCACATGGGCATCGACCTGGCCTCGACCCCCAAGGCCGCCGTGCCCGCGGCCAACGACGGCGTGGTGGTCTTCGCCGGAGATATGGGCCTTTACGGCAAAACCGTGGTCATCGACCACGGCCTGGGCCTGCAAACCCTGTACGGGCACCTGAGCCAGATCGACGTCAAGGCGGGCGACGCCGTGGCCAAGGGCCGGATCATCGGCCGCACCGGGACCACGGGCCTGGCCTTTGGCGACCATTTGCACTTTGGGGTGGTTCTTTCCGGACTGGAGGTCATTCCCATCGAATGGTGGGACGCCAAGTGGCTTGAGGACAACGTGACCCAGAAGATACGTCGCTTCGGCGGCGAGATCCCCCAATAG
- a CDS encoding 3D domain-containing protein, with protein sequence MLLFSAMAFLQSRTAALANKTAQAAVELSMRLADARSAGDLFAPSPEPRLFAVTVTAYSPTPDQTWGDPWTGAMGRRVRPGKTLAVSHDLKHLLGSRVYVQGVGYLVAEDLMHPRWENRVDLCLRTRDRAEAFGIRQLNMVVLD encoded by the coding sequence ATGCTGCTTTTTTCGGCGATGGCCTTTCTCCAGTCGCGCACTGCGGCCCTGGCCAACAAGACGGCACAGGCAGCCGTGGAACTGTCCATGCGCCTCGCAGACGCCCGGTCGGCCGGGGATCTCTTCGCCCCCTCTCCCGAACCGCGCCTGTTTGCGGTCACGGTCACGGCCTACAGTCCGACCCCGGACCAGACCTGGGGCGACCCCTGGACCGGGGCCATGGGCCGCCGGGTGCGTCCCGGAAAGACCCTGGCCGTCTCCCACGACCTCAAGCACCTTTTGGGCAGCCGGGTCTACGTCCAGGGCGTGGGCTACCTGGTGGCCGAGGATCTCATGCATCCCCGCTGGGAAAACCGGGTGGATCTGTGCCTGCGGACCCGTGACCGGGCCGAGGCCTTCGGCATCCGACAATTGAACATGGTCGTGCTGGACTGA
- a CDS encoding SPOR domain-containing protein encodes MKTIMLLVVLAVLLAGCSGRAAFEKEILGAPPESPPAATAAGSNVGRPTPAERDLGATPPPVDSAPAAYAPSPQPSVSTTSGEPLPPYAPGPAPVQPAPVAQPVQAAPGQPAGQTHSPYAQGAQAAAPAGGLMTFQVGSFAHEANAVSLRDMLAARGHQGSIEQGQTPQGKAYYRVYAKMAGTESEAKAALAALGVSDPTLVSGDPRRAAPPKAPAASSPAAAAPGAAKAPVAPSSVQASAASAATPTVISGPTGQCRVDAERISTTGTSRADAGEPLMAQKAAAQNAKRNLLLCVDAYKRKAEKIPASIKMEGYLPETLVTYSSPAYLADGSVEVGASMAVGDVDAVAFTRLE; translated from the coding sequence ATGAAAACGATCATGCTGCTTGTGGTTTTGGCGGTCCTTTTGGCCGGATGTTCCGGTCGGGCCGCTTTCGAAAAGGAGATCCTGGGGGCGCCGCCCGAATCGCCGCCGGCCGCCACTGCCGCCGGGAGCAATGTCGGTCGGCCGACGCCTGCGGAACGTGATCTTGGCGCGACGCCGCCTCCCGTGGATTCCGCGCCTGCGGCGTATGCCCCGTCGCCCCAGCCGAGCGTGTCCACCACCAGCGGGGAGCCCCTGCCGCCCTATGCGCCAGGCCCGGCTCCGGTCCAGCCTGCGCCTGTGGCCCAGCCGGTCCAGGCCGCCCCGGGCCAGCCTGCGGGCCAGACCCATTCCCCCTATGCCCAGGGCGCCCAGGCGGCGGCCCCGGCCGGGGGGCTTATGACGTTTCAGGTGGGATCGTTCGCACACGAGGCCAATGCCGTGAGCCTGCGCGACATGCTGGCGGCCCGGGGCCACCAGGGCTCCATCGAGCAGGGGCAGACGCCGCAAGGCAAGGCCTACTATCGGGTCTACGCCAAGATGGCAGGGACCGAATCCGAGGCCAAGGCCGCCCTGGCCGCCCTGGGCGTGTCCGATCCGACCCTGGTTTCCGGCGATCCCAGGCGCGCCGCGCCGCCCAAGGCCCCGGCCGCGTCCTCTCCTGCGGCGGCTGCCCCTGGGGCCGCCAAGGCTCCGGTTGCCCCGTCGTCGGTGCAGGCGTCCGCGGCGTCGGCCGCTACGCCGACGGTCATTTCCGGCCCGACGGGACAATGCCGGGTGGACGCCGAGCGCATCTCCACTACCGGGACCAGCCGGGCCGATGCGGGCGAGCCGCTCATGGCCCAGAAGGCCGCCGCGCAAAACGCCAAGCGCAATCTGCTGCTGTGCGTCGACGCCTACAAGCGCAAGGCCGAAAAGATTCCGGCTTCCATCAAGATGGAAGGCTATCTGCCGGAGACCCTGGTCACCTACTCCTCCCCGGCCTATCTGGCCGACGGATCGGTGGAGGTGGGGGCGTCCATGGCCGTGGGCGATGTGGACGCCGTGGCCTTTACGCGCTTGGAATAG
- a CDS encoding L,D-transpeptidase family protein translates to MKRVVRLWVAVILLGAMVALVGGRANAEDAPTGLTGPAASAPDGDSLSASSVRHEAVRLQGLCLLAGPDAGAATKKVLRAGEVVRVVATDGAWAEIEARGGVRGFVLGGYLTGFSQEVPAPYRDRLIQVARRPGSGDAVGSLMDARAEPQALGQAGPTPQGDSSRDGQGDAAMAQPAAPSVPAHAATGVPVPAAGVRSDPATPGSSAPSASLPGEPLGCGAMAPDAAAGKGVSASAPAPDPQGGDRLVAYVLNQLRRPAEAKSTDRLDAAGRDYYERKNRYMIEVFLADNILVLYEKQPDGVRRPAKTYRVATPAGDVEAPAGWGVITQIEFEPWWRPTENMKRRAKQKGRSLPDVMPPGVKNPMGPFKMHLSHGFAYRIHGNNDPKSIGKRVTNGCIRMRNDEGLELAKILDVGTEVVISAHASPTVGQGVEAIAPGP, encoded by the coding sequence ATGAAACGGGTGGTGCGGCTGTGGGTTGCGGTCATTTTGCTGGGTGCGATGGTTGCCCTGGTGGGCGGACGTGCCAACGCCGAGGATGCGCCGACCGGACTGACCGGCCCTGCGGCGTCCGCGCCGGACGGGGATTCCCTGTCGGCGTCGTCCGTGCGCCACGAGGCGGTGCGGCTCCAGGGTCTGTGCCTGCTGGCCGGACCTGATGCCGGGGCCGCCACGAAAAAGGTGCTGCGGGCCGGCGAGGTGGTCCGGGTGGTGGCCACGGACGGGGCCTGGGCGGAGATCGAGGCCCGGGGCGGCGTGCGCGGTTTTGTTTTAGGCGGCTATCTCACGGGATTTTCCCAGGAGGTTCCGGCCCCTTACCGGGATCGCCTGATTCAGGTGGCGCGGCGTCCGGGAAGCGGCGACGCCGTGGGGTCGCTTATGGACGCCCGGGCGGAGCCCCAAGCCCTCGGGCAGGCTGGCCCGACCCCGCAGGGCGACTCAAGTCGCGATGGGCAGGGGGACGCCGCGATGGCCCAACCGGCCGCGCCGTCCGTACCGGCCCATGCCGCAACGGGCGTTCCGGTTCCGGCGGCGGGCGTCCGTTCTGATCCGGCCACTCCAGGTTCTTCCGCGCCGTCCGCGTCCCTGCCTGGAGAGCCTCTCGGCTGCGGGGCCATGGCCCCGGACGCGGCGGCCGGGAAAGGTGTTTCGGCCAGTGCTCCCGCTCCCGATCCCCAGGGCGGCGACCGCCTTGTGGCCTATGTCCTGAACCAGTTGCGGCGGCCCGCCGAAGCAAAGTCCACAGACCGGCTGGACGCGGCCGGGCGGGACTATTATGAACGGAAAAACCGATACATGATTGAGGTGTTTCTGGCCGACAACATCCTTGTTTTGTATGAGAAACAGCCTGACGGCGTCAGGCGTCCGGCCAAGACCTACCGTGTGGCCACCCCGGCGGGGGATGTCGAGGCCCCGGCGGGCTGGGGCGTCATCACCCAGATTGAATTCGAACCCTGGTGGCGGCCCACGGAGAACATGAAACGTCGGGCCAAACAAAAGGGCCGCAGCCTGCCCGACGTCATGCCCCCTGGCGTCAAAAATCCCATGGGGCCTTTCAAGATGCATCTTTCCCATGGATTCGCCTATCGCATCCATGGCAACAACGATCCCAAGTCCATCGGCAAGCGGGTAACCAACGGGTGCATCCGCATGCGCAACGACGAAGGCTTGGAACTGGCCAAAATTCTGGATGTGGGCACGGAGGTCGTCATTTCCGCGCATGCCTCGCCGACGGTCGGCCAGGGCGTCGAGGCGATTGCGCCGGGGCCGTGA